The sequence TTTTGTCTAAAATTAGGTTGAAAAAGAAATGCAAATTTTATTTCTTTGAAATTTAAAAGTCTATTTTTGCCTATCCTAATTTTGCCTACTTTCTTTTGACCTGCAAACCGCGCAAACCCATATCGACGACAGGCTCGGCGTAATTGCTTTGAATGTCGATATCCCACTCGCCGTTGGCGTTGGTATCGCGCCATTCGAAACTTTCTTTGATGGAAAAGGAAAGTACAATGTGAATATCCTGTGATTCATTGCCCGAAATTTCCAAAGGTTGTGCAAATGCACCCGTAATGACGCAAGAACCCGCAGGAATGGGCGAAGTTGCCGCCAAAGGATTGACAACCGTAGTGCCTGCCGATTCGCCTACTGATACCTGACGACGCGAAAAATTGTAGGCAGGCAGAGAAATTTCAGATTCGAAAGCCCAAAAACCTTGCTTTTTGTCGTCATTGACCGTAATGATTTCCTGCTTTACCTGATGCGTTGTGATATGGGTATTGTAGCCCAAAAAAGAAGCAAGCGTACCCACCTGCCCATCGAGGTCTATCATTTCGCTACCAATAGGGATATTTTTTAGGTTAAATTTAATATCATAGTTTTGATACGAAACAGAAGCCCTCACCCATTCATAACGCCCTGCCTGCAATTCTGAAAGCGGAATTTCTAAAAAAACCTTGCCTTCTTCGCTTACAATCGCCTTCGAAAAATCAATGGCGGTGCGAAAGCCATTTTTCTGCGAAGGCAGTTCTTCATTGAAATACAAGACCTGACCTGCCCCCAAAGCCGTATAAGCCGAAGGCGCAAATTCGAGGTAGTGAATACTCATGGCGTTGAAAAGTGGCGTTTGTGCCGCATTTCCCTCTGGAATGACCGAAGGCTCTGCCAAATTATTGAGGCGTGCCTGCTCTTTGTCAAATTTAAACTCGAAGCGCAATTTGGGCGAACTATTGGGCAGAGGCTCATTTTCGCTTTCGCAACTCATCAGAAAAAGACCTGCCAAACCCAAAAAAGAAAAACCCAAAAAAGAAAAAAAGGATAAGGGATGAAGTTTCATTTTTGTAGAATTTAGTTAAAAAATTTAGTTTTCAAATAACAACCCTTTTGCAATAGCCTGCTGCCTCAATCGCCTCGATTTTTATTTTTATCGGATTAGATTTTGAAGTTCATGCAATTTGAGCAACGCCTCCACAGGAGAGATGCGATTGATGTCTAATTCGCTTAATCTTTGCTTCAAAATTTCATATTGAGGGGGAAGTGTATTTTTGTCGCCTTGCTCCCATTGTGGCATCTGGGCTGCAATTTGCGCTATTTGGGGGCTATTTTGCTCCTGCTGACTTTTCATTTTTTCAAAATGTGCCATCATTTCAGAAGCACGCAAGACCACACTTCGGGGCATGCCTGCTAATTGGGCAACATTGATACCAAAACTATGCGAACTACCGCCTGCCTGCAATTTTCGCAAAAAGACGATTTTACCGCCTATTTCACGCACCGAAACGTTGAAATTTTGGATACGCGGATAAAGATTTGCAAGCTCGTTTAGCTCGTGATAGTGGGTTGCAAAAAGCGTTTTGGCGCGAAAAGTGGGCTGATTGTGGAGATATTCTACAATCGCCCAAGCAATAGAAATGCCGTCATAAGTGCTTGTGCCTCTGCCAATTTCGTCCATCAAGACCAAACTGCGCTCGCTCAAATTATTGAGGATACTTGCCGTCTCGCTCATCTCTACCATAAAGGTAGATTCGCCCTGCGAAAGGTTGTCGGAAGCCCCTACGCGCGTAAAAATCTTATCCACAATGCCAATTTCGGCGGCTTGGGCAGGGACAAAACTCCCCATTTGTGCCATCAAAACGATAAGTGCCGTTTGGCGAAGTAAGGCAGATTTACCCGCCATGTTAGGTCCCGTAACGATAATAATTTGTTGTTTTTCTGAATCTAAATACAAATCATTGGGTACGTATTCTACGTGTGCGCCACTTTTGGCTGCCTGCCATTCCAAGCTGCGCTCGATGACGGGATGTCGTCCGCCTTTGATGTCTAAAATGTCGGAATCAGAAATTTGTGGGCGCGTGTAGTGATACTTTTCGGCTATTATCGCAAAAGAAGTTAGTACATCTATTTGTGCCAAAATTTGTGCATTTTTCTGAATAGGCAACACTTCGAGCATCGCTTGTGCAACTAAGGCTTCGTAATATTGTGCCTCCAAAGTGCTTATCCGCTCTTCGGCTGCCAATATTTTTTCCTCCAATTCTTTGAGTTGGGGCGTGATATAACGCTCGGCAGCGGTAAGGGTTTGCTTTCTAATCCATTCCTTTGGCACGCGGTTTTTGTAGGTATTGCGTACCTCGATGTAGTAGCCAAAGACTTTATTGTAGCTAATTTTAAGAGAGGTAATACCCGTTCTTTGTGCTTCTTCTTGTCTAATTTTTTCTAAGATATTTTTACCATTTTTAGAAACATTGCGGTATTCGTCTAAATCTTGAAATACGCCTGCTTTGATAACATTGCCCGCATGCAGGAGCAAAGGCGGCTCATCTTCTATCTGTTCGAGGAGCAAATTGAGTAGGCGCGTGCAGGGTTGAAGTGCCTCGCCCCAATTTGCCAAAAGTGGCGTTTGCGAAAGCAAAGTTTTGAGGGTAGGCAGCAAAGCTAAGGTATTTCGTAGCTTGACCATTTCGCGCGGATTGATTCTACCTGTCGCAATTTTGGAAACCAAACGTTCCAAATCGCCTACCTCTTTGAGCGTATGGCGCAAGGTGGCACGTTTTTCCTCTTCTGATACAAAATAGGCTACTTTTTCTTGTCTTTCTTCAATTTCGGTTTTATTTTTCAAAGGCAAAGTAAGCCATTTTCTAAGCATACGCGCACCCATAGGCGTTTGCGTAACGTCTAAAATATCCCAAAGGGCAGTGCCATTTTCATGCTGCGGACGCAAAATTTCTAAATTGCGGATTGTAAATTTATCGAGCCAGACGTATTTTTCTTGCTCTATTCGCGCCAAATGCGTAATGTGCGTCGTCTGATGGTGTTCGGTGGTTTCCAAATAAAAAAGTATCGCCCCTGCTGCCCATATTCCCAAACTTTGCTCTTCGAAGCCAAAACCTTTCAGACTTTGCGTCTTGAAGTGTTGAATCAATTTTTCATAAGCGTATTCTTGGGAATAAATCCAGTCTTCTATTGAAAAAGTGCTACATTCTACCGATAATAGCGTTTCGATGAGCTTTTTTTGCGGTTTGGCGTAAATCAATTCCGCAGGCAGGAAGCCCTGCAAGAGTTTT comes from Hugenholtzia roseola DSM 9546 and encodes:
- the mutS gene encoding DNA mismatch repair protein MutS, which encodes MASIFIDEKAKDKQKSVGISFLDLSTGEFLATEGSLDYAEKLLQGFLPAELIYAKPQKKLIETLLSVECSTFSIEDWIYSQEYAYEKLIQHFKTQSLKGFGFEEQSLGIWAAGAILFYLETTEHHQTTHITHLARIEQEKYVWLDKFTIRNLEILRPQHENGTALWDILDVTQTPMGARMLRKWLTLPLKNKTEIEERQEKVAYFVSEEEKRATLRHTLKEVGDLERLVSKIATGRINPREMVKLRNTLALLPTLKTLLSQTPLLANWGEALQPCTRLLNLLLEQIEDEPPLLLHAGNVIKAGVFQDLDEYRNVSKNGKNILEKIRQEEAQRTGITSLKISYNKVFGYYIEVRNTYKNRVPKEWIRKQTLTAAERYITPQLKELEEKILAAEERISTLEAQYYEALVAQAMLEVLPIQKNAQILAQIDVLTSFAIIAEKYHYTRPQISDSDILDIKGGRHPVIERSLEWQAAKSGAHVEYVPNDLYLDSEKQQIIIVTGPNMAGKSALLRQTALIVLMAQMGSFVPAQAAEIGIVDKIFTRVGASDNLSQGESTFMVEMSETASILNNLSERSLVLMDEIGRGTSTYDGISIAWAIVEYLHNQPTFRAKTLFATHYHELNELANLYPRIQNFNVSVREIGGKIVFLRKLQAGGSSHSFGINVAQLAGMPRSVVLRASEMMAHFEKMKSQQEQNSPQIAQIAAQMPQWEQGDKNTLPPQYEILKQRLSELDINRISPVEALLKLHELQNLIR